One window of Bacteroidota bacterium genomic DNA carries:
- a CDS encoding CZB domain-containing protein: MNFPTPDWSLFIENHLEYIFRFRSAVYGLSGFEKIIPVSSDTCALGTFLQSLAGTNLSRLPAYKELMEKHDAVHLQASTTYLAAMSADMMMTRAELKRLDQLTRELVQLIPKFQSSYSYLRH, translated from the coding sequence ATGAACTTCCCTACACCAGATTGGTCCTTGTTCATTGAAAACCATCTCGAATACATTTTCCGTTTCCGATCGGCTGTGTATGGATTGAGTGGTTTTGAAAAAATCATTCCTGTTTCATCCGACACATGCGCGCTTGGAACCTTCCTTCAGTCCCTGGCCGGTACCAACCTTTCTCGCCTGCCGGCTTATAAGGAGCTGATGGAGAAACACGATGCTGTTCATCTTCAGGCCTCAACCACCTATCTGGCAGCGATGTCAGCAGACATGATGATGACAAGGGCTGAACTTAAACGATTGGATCAGCTCACCAGAGAGCTGGTGCAGCTGATACCAAAATTTCAGAGTTCTTACAGTTACCTCCGGCATTAG
- a CDS encoding S9 family peptidase, translating to MSCTSRPSVQPPLAAQQPETLRVSHSPDRIDPWFWLNQRENPEVISYLNAENDYLDTMLAHTKPFQDKLFAEMKGRIKEKDSGAPWQYGDYYYYNRFDEGGEYAIFCRKKGSMDATEEILIDGNAMGMGLGYFSYWTTISHDQKVAAVMVDTVGRRFYDIRFKNLETGEWLPDEILKTTGNVVFSTDNKTVYYTRQDPKTLRSDRVLAHVMGTNPATDKEIYYEADQTLAVGLDQSKDAKYTFVSSGRTDANVVRFFANDKPFKQLTLIEPIASDVEYSVEHHDGNFIIRTNRSAVNFRLVTAPVSKPGAAFWTDLIPHRDGVLLNNFSVFKDFLVVDDVSAGLSTLRIIRWDDRSQHSVQFEEPAYYAGLGVSMNYESPWIRYTYTSMTTPSSQFDYHMVNREKVLVKQQEIPGGFNPALYKTERLMVPARDGRLIPMSLVYRVDAFKQNGGNPGWVYGYGSYGASMYATFSISRISLLDRGFVYAIAHIRGGQEMGGDWYNEGKMMKKINTFNDFIDCSEYLVNQGYVAKDKLFASGGSAGGLLIGAVANMAPDLYRGLIAAVPFVDVVTTMLDESIPLTTFEWKEWGDPRIKAEYDYMLSYSPYDNVEAKNYPAMLVLTGLHDSQVQYWEPAKWVSKLRVRKMDNNPLYLHTNMEAGHGGASGRFRSLKETALQFAFVMDLIGIDK from the coding sequence ATGTCTTGTACATCCCGTCCATCGGTTCAGCCTCCGTTGGCTGCACAGCAACCTGAAACCTTACGCGTCTCGCACAGCCCCGACCGGATCGATCCCTGGTTCTGGCTGAATCAGCGGGAAAATCCGGAGGTGATTAGTTACCTGAATGCAGAAAATGACTATCTGGATACCATGCTGGCACACACCAAACCGTTTCAGGATAAGCTATTCGCTGAAATGAAAGGTCGAATCAAGGAGAAAGATTCCGGTGCTCCCTGGCAATATGGTGACTACTATTACTATAACCGGTTTGATGAAGGAGGCGAGTACGCCATCTTCTGCCGGAAAAAAGGCAGCATGGATGCTACTGAGGAAATCCTGATTGATGGAAATGCCATGGGTATGGGTCTGGGTTACTTCAGTTATTGGACCACCATCAGCCACGACCAGAAAGTGGCCGCCGTTATGGTCGACACAGTTGGCCGCCGGTTTTATGACATCCGGTTTAAGAACCTGGAAACAGGTGAGTGGCTGCCCGATGAGATTCTGAAGACCACCGGGAATGTGGTCTTTTCCACCGATAATAAAACGGTTTACTATACCCGCCAGGATCCTAAGACCCTTCGTTCGGACCGGGTACTTGCACACGTTATGGGAACAAATCCGGCCACCGATAAGGAAATTTATTATGAAGCCGATCAGACTCTGGCGGTCGGACTCGATCAGTCAAAGGATGCAAAGTATACATTTGTATCCTCCGGCCGGACCGATGCCAACGTGGTCCGGTTTTTCGCCAATGACAAGCCATTTAAACAACTGACTCTGATTGAGCCGATTGCTTCTGATGTGGAATACTCGGTTGAACATCATGACGGCAACTTTATCATCCGTACCAACAGGAGTGCCGTAAACTTCCGTCTGGTAACTGCTCCTGTTTCAAAACCGGGTGCCGCATTCTGGACGGATCTGATTCCGCACCGGGATGGTGTATTGCTGAATAATTTCTCTGTTTTTAAAGATTTCCTGGTGGTCGATGACGTTAGTGCCGGGTTATCAACTTTGCGGATCATCCGGTGGGATGACCGCTCACAGCATTCGGTTCAGTTCGAGGAGCCTGCCTATTATGCTGGTTTGGGTGTCTCGATGAATTATGAATCACCCTGGATCCGGTATACTTATACATCCATGACCACTCCCTCCTCGCAGTTCGACTACCACATGGTTAACCGTGAAAAAGTGTTGGTGAAACAGCAGGAAATTCCGGGTGGATTCAATCCGGCCCTGTATAAAACTGAACGACTGATGGTTCCGGCCCGCGATGGCCGCCTCATTCCGATGTCACTGGTTTACCGGGTCGATGCTTTCAAGCAGAATGGAGGAAATCCGGGGTGGGTATATGGATACGGGTCCTATGGAGCCAGCATGTATGCCACTTTCAGTATTTCACGGATTTCCCTTCTCGATCGTGGATTTGTATATGCCATTGCCCACATCCGTGGCGGTCAGGAAATGGGGGGCGATTGGTATAATGAAGGTAAAATGATGAAGAAGATTAATACCTTCAATGATTTCATCGATTGCTCGGAGTACCTCGTTAATCAGGGATATGTGGCAAAGGATAAATTATTTGCTTCGGGCGGCAGTGCGGGCGGATTGCTAATTGGTGCAGTGGCCAACATGGCTCCTGATCTGTACCGGGGTCTGATTGCAGCCGTGCCCTTTGTCGATGTGGTCACCACCATGCTCGATGAGTCGATCCCGCTGACCACTTTTGAATGGAAGGAGTGGGGTGATCCGCGAATCAAGGCTGAATACGATTATATGTTGTCCTACTCACCATATGACAATGTGGAAGCCAAAAATTACCCAGCCATGCTGGTTCTGACCGGACTGCACGACAGCCAGGTTCAGTACTGGGAACCGGCCAAATGGGTTTC